The following coding sequences lie in one Streptomyces venezuelae genomic window:
- a CDS encoding helix-turn-helix domain-containing protein, with amino-acid sequence MTHRSSEGLPPDDPAEIGRRVLRLRGERGLTQRQLAEPAYTAAYVSTLESGKVRPSEAALRHLAERLGVSYEELATGRPAHLAAELRLRLTDARRALATGAPEDAAELFRAVHEEAVTHSLAEEQADALLGLGDCLLESGELTGARDRFAAAERLLADQPLPRRVPAVRGRATAHLLSGELRYACYLLESTLDELDAAGLHDPEALLLLYTASIAPYMDMGAHARAAHAAELALALAPRVGDPALVAGMHRGVARTLIAEGRIAEADASLAKAQELYRQLHIRTELAHCHWMRGYVHAQDGDLEHAESELRTARDILASKRAALFTEQVEVELADVLRRRGKTDEAEALLRPLLTAGDEDEGGAGPLGAGRGAVHAGGAHRLLGLIAEERGDAERAEEHYCAALSLLERSSAVGDLADLCRLLGDLLRRTGRVEAAMDAYRTGLGHRAAPGTTTLGPAPATPPM; translated from the coding sequence GTGACGCACAGGAGTTCCGAGGGCCTGCCGCCCGACGACCCGGCCGAGATCGGGCGGCGCGTCCTGCGCCTGCGCGGCGAACGCGGCCTCACACAACGCCAGTTGGCCGAGCCCGCCTATACCGCCGCGTACGTCTCCACACTGGAGTCCGGCAAGGTGCGCCCCTCCGAGGCCGCGCTGCGCCACCTCGCCGAGCGCCTCGGCGTCAGCTACGAAGAGCTGGCCACCGGCCGACCCGCCCACCTCGCCGCCGAGTTGCGCCTACGCCTCACCGACGCCCGCCGCGCGCTGGCCACCGGCGCGCCCGAGGACGCGGCCGAGCTCTTCCGCGCCGTCCACGAGGAAGCCGTCACGCACAGCCTCGCCGAGGAGCAGGCCGACGCGCTCCTCGGCCTCGGCGACTGCCTCCTGGAGTCGGGCGAACTCACCGGCGCCCGCGACCGGTTCGCCGCCGCCGAACGGCTCCTTGCCGACCAGCCGCTGCCGCGCCGCGTCCCCGCCGTACGGGGCCGCGCCACCGCCCACCTCCTCAGCGGTGAACTGCGGTACGCCTGCTACCTCCTGGAGAGCACCCTCGACGAACTCGACGCGGCCGGGCTCCACGACCCCGAGGCCCTGCTGCTCCTCTACACGGCGTCCATCGCGCCCTACATGGACATGGGCGCGCACGCGCGGGCCGCCCACGCCGCCGAGCTGGCCCTCGCGCTCGCCCCGCGCGTCGGCGACCCCGCGCTCGTGGCGGGGATGCACCGCGGGGTGGCCCGCACGCTCATCGCGGAGGGGCGCATCGCCGAGGCGGACGCGTCGCTCGCCAAGGCCCAGGAGCTCTACCGCCAGCTGCACATCCGTACCGAACTCGCCCACTGCCACTGGATGCGCGGCTACGTCCACGCCCAGGACGGCGACCTGGAACACGCCGAGAGCGAGCTGCGCACGGCCCGCGACATCCTCGCCTCCAAGCGCGCCGCGCTCTTCACCGAGCAGGTCGAGGTCGAACTCGCGGACGTGCTGCGGCGGCGCGGCAAGACCGACGAGGCCGAGGCGCTGCTGCGGCCGCTGCTCACCGCGGGCGACGAGGACGAGGGCGGCGCCGGGCCGCTAGGGGCCGGCCGCGGCGCCGTGCACGCGGGCGGCGCGCACCGGCTGCTCGGGCTCATCGCCGAGGAGCGGGGCGACGCCGAGCGTGCCGAGGAGCACTACTGCGCCGCGCTGTCGCTGCTCGAACGCTCCAGCGCGGTGGGCGATCTGGCCGACCTCTGCCGACTCCTGGGCGATCTGCTGCGGCGCACGGGACGTGTGGAGGCCGCGATGGACGCGTACCGCACGGGCCTCGGCCACCGGGCCGCGCCGGGCACCACCACGCTGGGCCCCGCGCCCGCCACTCCCCCGATGTGA